TCCAAAGTTGTTTCCAAGCTAAAAATCATGCTGCAGTGGTGGTTCAATCCCACACTTGAATAATTGGTGTTTCCTGCACTGATGTAGTAGTGACTGCCTTTTCTCACTTGCATAATTGATGTACTTCGCTCACTTTTTTATCTTAACATATTTCATAATATCATATAGATTCTCCTCAAGGACTGCGACAAGATTGAAGCTCATGCTTAGCAGgaaaaccattttttttttacggaaagCAGGAAAACCATTTGAAATACCTATGGAAATATCCCTACACATGTGTTAACCATGATGATCTTTTTCTTTTCGAAATACTGTAAGGCAGGTATATCCATCATCTTTGTCATCTACAACTGCCTTAGCTATACAAATATTCAACTCTCAAAGTAGTTTGGTAGCTAATTAATCAGACAGGTGATGTAAATGTATACATCGTCCATTGATTCACAGTGGATACTCAGTTGTTGCATTTAAATGTCTCTTTTCAGGAACCATAAGTTCATTTACATGGCTATTTTAAGAGTCCACTGCTCTGATTAGTAACATAACACTGACTGAAATGAGGATCTGTTCATTAATTTGAGTTTCTTCTACTGACTCAGTAACATCTCTCCATGTGCTGACTTAATTCTCCAAACTTTGAGTTCTACTGACTTAGTAACATCTCTCAATATGCTAAGTTAATTCTCCAAACTATTAACTTAGGAATGATTTAACTTGGCACATATTTTCTTAGTGTTCAAGAAATGATTTTAGCAGATGCTTGCCATTGCACCTGGTGATCTAAGTTGACTGAATTGCTGAGGCGGATATGTTTCTTGAACAGAAAGTTCTCATAGTGAAGTGTCAAGTCTCTTCTTAAAACTAATGAATCTGAAATATGTAGTCGGTCTTTCATACCATAGTTGATAAATGCAATACTATTGTCTCATCTGACTGGGTTTTTGGCCAGTTCTAGAGTTTACAGATATTATCTTAATACTGCAGTCCTCGCAAACAAAACTACGAGAAATTTAACCATGTTCCATTTTCAGTTAGTTGACATAACGAACTGCATCTTGTGCCCATTGATATTGGATGAGTCATACTATGCTTGCCACCCCTGCTATGTATTGTGAAATTATTGTTTAAATTATTAACTATCAGGAACTGTTTCTGGCGACTtcagttattaaaaaaaaaactatacagGTTAAATAATGTTCTTAGTAGGTACACAAGGAATTGACTGTTGTTGTTAGGTAATCCTCTTAGACAAACCTTGCAATCGTACATTTCTTTCTGTGCGTTACAGTCTTACATGCTACAATACCGCGCAGCGTAGCGCGCGAGCTCACTCTAGTAATCTAAAAAGAGTATGGCCTAGTCCGTTAACCATAGTGCATCTTGAAATCGATtggaagaaggaaaaaaaaaaggcatagtCCGTTCATTTCTCATTGTGATACAGTGATACTGATTTTACCTCATTTTTattagcatgtttttcaaactactagaCAGTGCATTTTGTGCAACTTTcttatatagaagttgttttaaattattagataaattattttttaatatttgaagTAATAAacctcaattaatcatgtaccTGCAGTTAATCTTCGTCCACCGCAAGTTCTGTGGTTCTGTGGAATATATTCCAAGTTTGCAACTGAAAAACTTCATGAGCACTGACTGCATTTGCACTGCAGTTCAGTGGATGCATCGACGGAGAATGAATACGCATTCCATGACAGAACTAAAACGCAGGGAAATACAGAGTTACAAATCATATGGCACGAACCGATACACATTTCGTGGCATAACCATCATTTTGATGCAGGAGCCAGCAGCGAAGTTCTGCCGGGCAAAAGTAGTACACCATTTTGGAACCCACGGTTGCATACAAAGTTACTCCAGAAAATACATTGCAATGCAGTTAATATTGCTCAAATCAGCTACAACAGAAAGAAAACACATGATGCATGCGTGTTCTCTTCTGCTCACAGCGCACTAGCGCAGTGCCACTCTCCTTCCTACTGTACAAGTTACAAGAAGCAAGCGGCCTCATCAGCTTCAGCCAAATGATATCCCCAATGCTGATCGATTATCATCACATCATGATGGCCACAGCAACTTCAGCCATAGCTCAGCCTGGAATCGAAGGACCGGGCTTGTGTGTGCCGTCTTGGTATTCCGATCTCGCAAGCATTTACCCTTGAAGCGAACCTCAGTGAACAAATCGTCTCCCCAACGGATGATGCCTCCGGAGAAATGTTGACAAACATCAGCGTTTTGGAATCACCTCCAAGGCAAGGCTGCAATAGAAAGTTGATATAAGAAATATGTTTCAAATAAATTCAGGGATTGCAGGTTTTTGTATTACCATCCATTTGCACAAGTCACTCACCTGCAAAAGGTATGTAAGTTTTGAGTTCCTGAAGGGCACATGATCGTCTCCTTTCGCAATTGCAAAGATAACATCGCTAAGAGCTGACAAGCTTTTATTGATTGCCTGAAACATAAAGAAAACAAACAGATAAGACAATGTGATTATCAAATAAGAATATTGTAAATTTGTGATGAACACACTCACCTGAGTTTCCTTCAAACGATCACCCGTGGAGCCACTTTTAGCAAGGCGTTCACTGCCAGCTAAATCAATCAAGTTAAGGACACCTTGGACTTGTTGCCCAGTGTTCTGCATTAAGATCAAAAGAAAATTAGTGACATACATTTGCTCAAGTTTCAGTGGTTCTGTTTAGTTAgcatgaaaatgaaaaaaaaaatattgtgaccAGTTTGTAAAGTTTCAGCACTGTGATTAATATTCTAAAATATGGGTGAAGCGAGTACCTCATTTGATCCAGATATCTTCAGTGTGAAAACAAAATGGCTCCGGGAAGATTGTTCATTCATTTGGGTCCTACCCACAGACCTGGTTCAatgtggtgaaaaaaaatttagactCACTGTTGATATGTAGACTAGGTGGCTAACAGACACATGTGAATTCAGATAATAAGTGCTAGCTTGTATAAAAGGTAAACCCTCTTATGTTTCTGCTCTCTCTAATATATTTGAGTGATAGATGAGAGAATCATCTAGACATATCCAAAGCATTGCTATTTCAAATATAACATTAAACTGATAATGGTCAATACCCTTAGAGCAAACAGTTACAAGGCACAAGTGAATGATTAAAAATGAATAAAGCGTATTTACCTGCTTTGGGATGCTTTCGCTAGAAGAGAAGTTACGTCGGCGCTACTAAAAACATCAGCAACAGTAAGGTCAGTGACGGTTGTGTTCCCTTGTGGATCATGCTTTATGGTGTATTGTTTACTGGTAGACAGATCAAAGTTATTAGACCGACCAGGTGCTAACAAATCACGAATTGTCTCATTGTATATTTCCAACATTGATGCCTGCACATAGGAAAAACTCTCAGCAACACTACATAGAATGTACACTTCAGAATCTGCATTGCACTATGGATACTAACCTGCATACTGTACTTCCATCCTTGAGATTCAAGAGACTGACTTGTCTTAAAAATTTGCTCCAAAGAACGAGGTATGATGCCTTTCTGATCACGCCCTGGTGGACCCATCATTGTATAAGTTTTACCAGACCCTGTTTGACCATAAGCAAATATGCAAACCTGCATCATGCAAAAATAACTTAAGCATACCAAATTGACAAGTACTTCAAAACTGAAATAAACTAGAAACATCAGTCAGAGTTTCAAGATAATGGTGATTATACAAATGCAGAATGCAGGTGATATATACTAGAAACATCAATGTAAGATGTTCACGGCTTTTAGCATGTATTTGTGCTTATGTGGTGGTGCTGAAGAGATAAAATTTGGGGTGCCACCATATcaattaaaacaactttcatttgttcttgaaataaaaaaaataaagttaggaTATTTGAGTTATTAGAGACAGGAACCTCATGAACAGATTATTCACCAATACTTCATTGTTGTAGTGAAATATTCATACCTTGTACCCATCAAGTGCACTTTGAACTAGTTGTGACATTTCCACAAACACATCTTCTTGTGAAGCACCGTGATCGAAAACTTTGTCATATGAGAAGGAAAATCTCTGACCTACATCAACACAAAACAATAAAATGAAGTCTCCGATTAACTTTACCACTGAAAACTTAGTGGGGGAAACATAGTTTCTGTTTAGCTTCAACAATGAATATGATTTTACCTTGGTTCATCAAATCAATACCACGCCCGGCAGATTCAACTGATGTTGGATATGAAATAAGGGCTTCTTCTGCACCACTAGAATCGTTGTCTTGCAAAAGTGGTCGGACCCTACAAAACACTCTGATGTTTCCTTTAAGCTCCTGCAAATAGAAAGGCTAATCAGTAACAAGTAGCAATAGCAAGATGAAAAAATTTCAGTATTTACTCAAAAATTTCTTCTGTCAGTAAAATAGAGAAATTGTTTTTAGTAAGAAGTGCTAGTATGCTGAAACAATTACCAATATTGTATTGTGCAGTTTCTTTCGTAGCTTGTCAGCTTCAACAATTTGAAATTCTGCGGATGCCAAACGTTCTTCCAGATCTTTTATTATCACCTTTTGTTCTTCATATCCTGTCATCGCCTCAATTGCAGTAACATCAGCAAGCTGCAAAAGTAAACAATTAGATCAAATGTCATATAATCATATCTCACATGTAAATCAGCACTGACAAAATATTATTTCTAACCTTCAGTTTATTTGTTGCAACTGCAAGTTGTTTCTGCAAAGTTTGAATCTGTTCTTGTTGCATACTACATGTTTCCTGAGCAGAAGCATAATGGTGAGCCAAATAGTTGCGCACAGAAAGTATTGATTTGGTTAATCTGAAACCACTAACCTCAAAGGCTGACACTTTTACACTCAAGCTTTCACAGTCTTTTGTAGACTTGCCTGCTAGTTCCTTGTAATTAGCAAGCTCAGCACTCAAGGTATTTACTTGAGAAACAGACTGATCACGGTCTTCTCTAATTTGGTGTAGCTCAATTCTAAGGCAATCCACTTCTTTCATAAGTTGTTCTTTCATTCTAATGGCCTCTTGTTGAGAAGTCTAACAGAAATCAAAACAATTAAATGTTTAAGTGAAACAAGAACTATACTGCCCAAAAAAATTATCAATTCACGAAAAAACACAACTCACCCTAGAAGAATCCAAATGGTTCTTCATTGAATTGTTTAAATCTTTCAGAGAAGCCATTGTTTCCATCATGGCACTCTTCTCTTTTTGCAGTTTTGAGATGATGTCCCCACTCTTAGAGGCATCAGCTTGAAGATTACTGTTGTATTGCTGCAAGCTGGTGTTGTACTCCTGCAGTCTTTTGTTCGTGTCTTGGACCATTTTCAGCTAGTTCACAATTTCCATCCATCAGAAAGGAACATTATATATGACTCAAATTCATGTAAGACTAATAGAACATTTCTGAACACGTACTTGCTCACTAAACCGTTTTGCTTCATGGCTGACTCTTTCCAGGTCCACCGACAGCAAGTCGAGGGACGCCTCAGCCGATTCCCTTTGCTGCCTCTCCTTCTCGTAGGACTCCACAGCAAGCTGCCAGTTTAAAGGTCAACAAGTGTAAGCCGTGGCTGAAACCAATCACACAGGCACACAGCAACAGTACATAACTATGCAGCTTATTATGCGAtagatgagttctaaccatcctGTCGGCCTTCTCCTTGTTGAAGCTTTCCTCCAACGAATCGCACTGCCGCGTCAAGTTCAGGTGTGCAGCTTTCAGCTCTTCCAGATCACTGCTAAGCTGGGCCTCTGGAAGTACAGTACCCCAAGAACATAAATGACCAGAATAAACTCAGTCACTACGATGAGATGGTACTCTGATGACCAAACAGCACACATGAATGCTCAAAACCCAAAAGAGTACCATCTTGTTCTCTTGGTGTGATCAAATaaatacaaaaaaaagagaagtgcATTCGAATTCATTACCCAACTTGGCGTGCTGGGCATTCTCTGCATCCATCGTACTACGGAGCTTCTCCTGCTCGACCAAGTAGCCGTCCTCCAACTCAATGTACCAGCGGATGCAAGCTCTCAGCTTCTTGATGTACTCACTCATCTGCTCAGTTCTCCCCTGCACAGGTCCAACCAAATTCAGGAAACCCGCCCCCCAAAAATTCTCAAACAGAACGAACGCCAAGAAATCCCCCAAAAGAACCCACCTTGTAGTCGGTCTTGCTCTTCCCCTTCATCTTCTCGGCGAGCAGCCGCTCCACATCCTCCCTCCCGGTGAACTCGATCACAGGCGCCGCCGGCCCAgccccgccctcgccgccgtccaccgacGCCGTGTCGCTGTTCGTGCCACCGCCATTGTTGATTGCCGAGAGGACATTGCGGCGCGGGCCAGGCTTGACCCCCATCCCCCGCCGCGCGTTGCCCAAGTTCTCCTTCttctgcaacaacaacaacaacaaccacaCCCCACAAATCGCAAGAACTAAGCTCCCATGAATCAACCCTCCCCCAAAATAGGCGATTTCTTTccacaaaagagagaaaattaCCGGGTAAGGGCTACGGGGCGTGAGGGAGGAGGCCATGAACTGGGATTAGTGGCAGGATTAGGGGTTATAGTTAGGGTTCTCTCCTCCTCAGTGGTGGCGGTGGGTGGGAGGAGGGGAGCTTTCTTGGGGCCGGATGGAGTGAGCTCGAAGGCACaagaatctctctctctcgtggctTACAAGCGCCGACAAAGCCGCGCTTTAGATCCGAAAAACCTCGAGAAAAAAACTGCGGAGCCGATGAAATTGGGGAAGGATTCGAAGTTTTTGAAGCCACCGAGCGGAGATTACCCTCGATTTTTCATGGATTTCTCGCCTCGCTCGGATCTGAGCGAGAGATGtgtgggagaagagagagagagaggaaggagaagaagaggacgAGGCGGCCGAGCTATTTCGAAATATTTTGAACGCTGACGCATCAGGGGTACCCACCCCACCCCTCCGATTTCGATTTATTTACACCCAATGCCACTGGTGTTAGTTTAAAGCCCAAGCCGGCGGTGACCAGGTCTAAGTGGCTGGCCGGCTCGGGCAGGGTCATTCGCGTAATATGATTGGTTAGTCAGGGGTATTTTCGGTATTTCTGTTGAACGGTCAACTTCGATGTTGTGGGCTTCGAGATTCGCGTCGCCTTGGGCCTTGCTGAtaatgggccgggccgggccggggcATGTTGCGACGTTGCTCTCCTCGTTTTCTTTGTCCTTTTCGGGAATCAACAGCTTAGAGGTGCCACGTCTTGTTATTAAGCTTTTGACAGCTTTTTCTTCCTGAAATCTCAACGAATAGTTAAGCTAGCTTGTCAGTCACCTCGCGCACTGGAACCTGAGAATGATCGGACAATCGACGCGATGCTAATTAGAAATTTGCTGTTTGTTAGTATTAGTAAATTGGTGTCTCGTCTCGTCAAGTTGCGAGATTAGGTCTTAATTGCCTTGTGCCTTACCGGTTTAGGTTGCGTTCGGTAGAGCGTATTCAAATCTTATTTGTCTTACGCAATACGAGAAGATCAttagtttataattaattaaatacttaattattatagtttctttaaaagactattttaaaaatatatatagagaaGTTTTTTACAAACAGTATAAAAAGCGTGTCATCATAAGCCAACAGACAGTAACTGAAAAGAGCTTAGGCTCCCATTGGTTCCTCTATATAGAATTAACCgctgtcaaaatttaaattttagagtttattttaatttttttcattgaacatatctctactattataaaaatttaagatgtttttatcggtattttggtacgtcatatGTGTATacgtcagtttttaagtttgtttgcttttaaaaatatgtATCCGTATTTGATTCGGTTTTTAAAATCGtccacttttggtaatacagaagaaatcatataagaaatttgttttaaaaaacttgcatgctaacttgagatgattaGACTCCTAAatatagctcatgattttctaaaaatatataaagcgaactctcacagtgaatttcattttAACTAaaacatataacaataataagattaaaatcgacttcacccgttgtaacgtacgggcatttttttctagtatatagaaaaatttaaccTATAAACTATTCTTTTCTAACGC
This window of the Oryza sativa Japonica Group chromosome 4, ASM3414082v1 genome carries:
- the KIN14H gene encoding kinesin-like protein KIN-14H, which gives rise to MASSLTPRSPYPKKENLGNARRGMGVKPGPRRNVLSAINNGGGTNSDTASVDGGEGGAGPAAPVIEFTGREDVERLLAEKMKGKSKTDYKGRTEQMSEYIKKLRACIRWYIELEDGYLVEQEKLRSTMDAENAQHAKLEAQLSSDLEELKAAHLNLTRQCDSLEESFNKEKADRMLAVESYEKERQQRESAEASLDLLSVDLERVSHEAKRFSEQLKMVQDTNKRLQEYNTSLQQYNSNLQADASKSGDIISKLQKEKSAMMETMASLKDLNNSMKNHLDSSRTSQQEAIRMKEQLMKEVDCLRIELHQIREDRDQSVSQVNTLSAELANYKELAGKSTKDCESLSVKVSAFEETCSMQQEQIQTLQKQLAVATNKLKLADVTAIEAMTGYEEQKVIIKDLEERLASAEFQIVEADKLRKKLHNTILELKGNIRVFCRVRPLLQDNDSSGAEEALISYPTSVESAGRGIDLMNQGQRFSFSYDKVFDHGASQEDVFVEMSQLVQSALDGYKVCIFAYGQTGSGKTYTMMGPPGRDQKGIIPRSLEQIFKTSQSLESQGWKYSMQASMLEIYNETIRDLLAPGRSNNFDLSTSKQYTIKHDPQGNTTVTDLTVADVFSSADVTSLLAKASQSRSVGRTQMNEQSSRSHFVFTLKISGSNENTGQQVQGVLNLIDLAGSERLAKSGSTGDRLKETQAINKSLSALSDVIFAIAKGDDHVPFRNSKLTYLLQPCLGGDSKTLMFVNISPEASSVGETICSLRFASRVNACEIGIPRRHTQARSFDSRLSYG